The Malaclemys terrapin pileata isolate rMalTer1 chromosome 7, rMalTer1.hap1, whole genome shotgun sequence nucleotide sequence CAAAACTAGAAATCTGACATTGCAGAACACATCAAAACAATGTtcaaaagtaattatttttatttcaactcTATAAAGTATACAACAGGCACTCAGCAATTACAGCTGCAGGGAAAATacagagcaaaacaaaagcaGTTAAGTTTATGAAAAAAAGTTCTTAAATCTACATCAAAAGAGTGCAACTGGTCAATGACCATTTGATGACAGACATCGTATTTTGACAAACAAAAAACTCTTTCATGTAGAATCCATTGTAAGAAGAAAACCAAAGAATTATAGCCATAAGAATACAAAAGAAACAACCAGTGTAAAAACAGCATACATTGGAATAAGTATGGTAGGCAACTCTGAATGAAATTTCCCTTTGCTAGTAAAGCCTGAAACATTTGAGAAATTGTCAAAGTCTCAGTGCTATGTCTGTTTATGTAGTAGACAGTTATGGAAGAAGAGAACTAATAACATACTTTCAATATTTAGCTTTCTAGGTGTGTTGAGAGCTTGCCTCAGAAATGATTTGCATATACAAGAGCTCATATAAAGCACTGATCCTGTTTTGTTGAGTGGTGCAACAAGATATTTCTTTTGTAGTCATTGGTTTCACGTGGAGATGTGATTTTTGTTTGGTGTAAATTACAGTTAATTGCTAATCATTTGTCTGTGTGGAACATTTGTAATGGAGTTTATAAAATATGATATGTTAGAACTTTACTGCACTATAGTTTTTTAAATCTGCACAGCTTAGCAAAACAGGAATACCTGTATACAGACTGATAGTATGTCATATATTAATTTGACCTGCACGTACATTTATACATTTCACAGAAATGACGCTGTATCTCATTAACAGATTCACAGCTCTGGTACATTTAACAGAAATAAGAGAACAACTTCATCATTTCTGTAATTCATCAATATTATATAATAAAGGCTTATAAATTGTTAGCAGAAAGAACTGTAAAACGCAGCAAGCTAAGAAAGGACAACATTTTGAGGTGTGTTTGTCTTTGTCATGCAGCATAACACcaaatttgtatttttatagGATGCCATGAATTTAAGGCACTTGCAACAATGCCAAATAGCTAGATCATGTTCTAAACTATGGAACAGATGAATAAGAGTACAGTTGACAAAGTTCAATAATACTGACAATTATGACATTAATTCAAGTCTACTTTGATCTAAAACATTACATTACAAATAAGAAAAATGAAGTAATAATGCCATGGAACTCCAAATAAAAAGTTATATGAGTACCACAAAATATCAACACGAAAATATctatttacataaatatttgcTTATGGTCCTATTGTTAAATAAGAGTTTAATGAATAATGCAGCAGTATAATGAGCTACAGATCATCTGTATCTTATGAACCCGATGCTAACACACTTGTTTTAAATATGGTAGCTGATTTCTCCTTATGTAAATACATCATCTTTCCATATATGATAAAGTAGGCATAAAGAAAAAATGAGAAGTGGAAATATTGAGGCAATCAATTTATGTGAATGTATATATGTAAatcaaatatattaattataaATGAAGGGGTTATTCATATACATATGATAATTtaagttatttaaaatatatgtggTAAAGAAAATGAAAGTTGAATGAAGATTTATATCAAAATAAATTTGTATTAATACACTGCATGCCATAGGATTCGGATATTATTGTATGTGGCACAGGGACAAAACTGATAGGAACAAACAAAAGTAATTGATAACAAGCTCATTTTGAAACATTCTTCCTGTAATGTTTTCAGTTCACCCAAAAAATATTGTGATGCTCTTTTCTCTTGGCAATTCTTCAGTTTTTTGTAACTGATAGTTGAATCCCAAGTACTCATGCCATAATAACTATTTAGAATTGAGACAGATGATAAACTCTTGTTCTTCATGTTCTTATGTATAACAAGAAAGTCAGTTAACAAATTAAACAAGTTTCACTGTCCAATGTAGCCACATCACTCCATGTCAgacaatgggggtggagggatccAGCTTTAATGCAGAAATAAGgtgaattcctttttttttttttttttttttttttttttttaactaagatGACTATGAGACTGTTTTAGCCCTAGTATCTAGTGTCTGCTTTCAGACAGTATTTTAAATCCCTAagttaaatgtttaaaattaagtataTGGTATACTTGTTGTATACAAGTAGTTCCTGGTagatgtaattattattatttttatgattGCTTCAAAGTGTACAAATCTTAATGCAATGCCACACATGATTAATGAAGAGCAGAAGTAATTTGCAGTTTTGTTGTGCTGCTGATATTGCCTCATCCTACTATATGTAACTGTGAAATAAATGAAATAGATTAGTTAAAGGGAACTGTGGTAAGTCAGGCTTTCTAGTCTGCTGGCAAATTGTGGACATGATGTTGGTATATTCATTATTCTACTTATTTGACAATGTTATCTTTAAAATGCTCTATTAAACCAATGTCCTTATGAATATGAAAAGCTGCTAAAATGTATTCATGGTAGGCATTCTATTATTGATAAATCCCCTACTATTTGCCTCTCCTGTATTTAAGGGTAAAGACAAAAATGCCACAAAATCTTAACTAGGGGCctactcctgttgaagtcagtagtGAAActtttgttgatttcaatgggataagCTCAGATCCTAGTTTCCCATGCTTTGAAAAATCATGTATGCCATTAATATGCTAATGTACAGTGGTCACCACAAAAAACTTAACATCTGCTAACTGTTACTGCACAGTTATTTAGGATTACCATAGTCTTCCCATAAATTTAGAACAGGAGATACCCATAATAACCGTGTGATACCAAATGTGGGAAATGTTGATCTTTTAATGGCTTTATATAAAAATGCGTTGGAGCACAACAAATTAAGTCACATATTTTGACTCTATATAACATGGTATAATCAGATGTGGCATCATATGCTGCTCGAATTAATATAATGGGGCCCTGGTAAAATCTACTGCAAGTTCTGAAAACTAGTGCCTCTTATAAGTGTGAGGGGGTAAACTTACATTCAATCTAACACATCTCTGATTAGTTGGCAAataaggtttgatttttttttctcacatCATTGTAAATCAGGAATGACTCCACTGATGTCCTGGAGTTACAGTGATGTAAAAGCAGTTGAAGTAAGTGAGAAAAGAATTCAGGCCTATAGTAtccttttcccctctcttttttaTAGCAGTTTGTGCTGTAGTTGTTGCAGCGCCTCAGGATAGTAGCCGTTGCAGCACCTCAGGATAATCACTGAAGTGTCTGTGTACTGCAAATATATGTGCCAGCAGATCTCACACAAATACAGTAGACCTGTGTTGCTTTCACATTAGTTTTCCATTTATGTGGATCCCATCAGAATCCCATCCATTATTCCAGGCAGAGTATTAGGATTCATTGTTATAATACTGTGTTTTAACCGAAAACATTGGTTtatttacattttgaaatatagtgATAAAAAATACAGCCAGGTCATCTGCAAACTGCCTCGGTactgatatatttttaaagaagcaGGAAAAGTAAGAATACTATGATGGCTCCCAAATACTGCAGAGTGAAAGCAGGGAAGATGCAAATATGGAGACTTAAAGGATTCTCTGTTTTTAGAGCATCACTAAAGATGATGTCTCTTGCTACATATCTCTGAACTGCTTATTGACTGCTGAACATTTATATTCACAGATGAAAGACGTACATAGCACCTATACAGTATGTTATGGGTCTGAGATTTTCCTCCTTGGGTTCTAAAAGCTAAGGGTTATTTTAAGATCAGTCTTTATTTCTAATAATTAATAAGACCAGTTGGTTGTTGTCATTCTATTTCTAGGACCGTTATTTAAGcacagtttttttaaatatgtagaatgaataattatgattttttcatgcaaatatttattgtaccaaaagaaaaataaagatgttaGTTACATCATGTTCTCAGTTGTATGCGAAAACCGACCCATACCTGCCTTAACAGTTCTCAACAGAATCTGTAGCAGTTGTGCTTTTGTTGTATCAGTTTAAAAAATctgtcagaaagaaaaaggaaaggtaACATTCAGTCTTGTCATGAATACTGCTTGAAAAAAAGACAACTTTTAGCACTGCTTTGACATGAACTCATTGACCTATAGTTTTGTGGTCCTCCTTTGTATTCACACTGGCCTGTAGTAAAAGACCCTACAAACTCACTCTGAAGTGTGGGAGTACCCCACATTCTGTACCATAGATAACTATAGTACATAATAAGTTACTATTTGATCCTACTGATAATTCTAGCTGTAAAATACTGGCTTTAAGAGTATCTTACACTATTATCTTTCAAATTATAATTAGAGCATAGCAAGATAATTGCAGTGATAGAAAACATATTTCTTTACTGGTGAAAAGGCTTGCTTCAGGACCACCATGTCAACTGCTATTATAAGTTCAAACATAAAACATGTGAAGAGCACTATTGTCATCTAAGCAATAAGTCCTAATGCCACTGTAGTTACTGTAGCAGCATCAATCAAGGCATCATGGTGACCCCGAGCACTAATCCTCCCCAATTCCTTCAGTTTTGCTGGCAGCCATGTCTCAGGAAGCTGTCTTCAGCAAGGCAGAAGCAGGTAAGAGAAATACATTAAAAGTCTATATCCCATCCTGAGTTGTCATCAGGTGGCGGTTCATCATTGTCCTCAGGGAAACTGTCGAAATTGCTTGTGTCCGTCGGAGATGCAACCTATCAAATGAACAGTTAATGTGTTTGCATCAGTTGCTTTTGATTTTAAGAAAATCTCTATTTCGGACCTTTAGAAAGACCATTTTTCCTGTCTCAAAACAATGCTCTTTCAACATCATTCACAAACCTAAAACATTTTATCTGTGGAAAAGCTCACTAGTTAAATATGACTAGTAAAAGCtttcaaagaaaagggagagCAAATACATTTGTCCCTTGGCAATATTGTCAATGCTAGGGTATTTATTTAGGTTTTCTAAAAAAATgtataacaaaaattaaaaaatgactaTGCTGATCTTTGTGTGCATTTGATGTAATTAAAAAACTATGGTTGTGCAAAAAAATCCAGTGGTTTCCTCAGATCAAGAAAATAACCAAAGATGTAACATCAAATAAGATCCCCCAGAGTACTTCATCACACCCATAAAATCAAAGCATATCAACAGTGTCCAACCACGCCCACAAATACATTATTATCATTCTCTTCCCATACAAAAAATCTAGTGTAAAAAAGATGGACCTTGCAGCATGCCTTGTATGCCAACAGACAGGACAATTTTAAACCACAGAGGGGGTGAACTATAAAGCTCAGGGCCCACCAAAGAAGTTCACAATGACAGCTCCCCTTCTTTTATAGGAAAGGAGAGCCATTTTAAGTATCTCAACTGATGCAATTGAGGTGGTATGGCATGGGGAGAGGGGTTGTCTCTTAATAGGGGGCAGGTTCCAAGCTATTTCTAAAGCAAAGCCAATATTTGTACTCTGCCTGGAAAATAAGAGGTAGCCAATACAGATCCCAGGACACTGTGCTCCCAAAAGATGGATTGCTAAGCAGCCTGCTACATTTTGCACCAGCATCAATTTCCAGGTTGATTtaaagttagggttgccaacctccaggattagcctggagtttccaggaattaaagatcaatctttaattacagattATGTCATGCaaagaaacctccaggaatacatccaaccaataCTGGCAACCCTATTTGAAGTGTAGCATCTGGAGGGTGCATTGACACAATCTAAGGACTACAAcataaggcagtgtttcccaaacttgagatgccgcttgtgtagggaaagcaccTGGCGGgcggggccggtttgtttacttgttgCGTCCGCGgttcgctccaggccaatgggagctgctggcagcggcggccagtatatccctcggcctgcgctgcttgcagcagctctcattggccacacCACTTCAGCTGCTGGAAAGAACATTTCATTACAGGGCCTCCTGATGAAGACTCAGCCACAAGACAAAATTTATTTGACGTTAATAAAAGAAAATCTGTCGTAagtgatctattttttttttactggtcttTGGCAAGTATCTTCAGACAAGTTTTGCTGCATGCTACTATTACCTTTACTAAGGTGTAGGCATACTGGAACTTTACACAAATGACACAAAGCAAACTATTCCTGATTGACCGGCAAGGACAGAAGTAAGAAGTGTACTTACACTTGGTACTATAGGAGGTGTCAGTGTACCTTTTCTTAACCCTTCCCAGTTAAAGCCCTCAAACCATCTAGAAAGGGGATAATGTTAGGACAAATCAAGATATTAGATATACAGCTGAAATATCACTGTAACacacaaaacagatttttaatttCTGTAGGCACTTTCTTCTGATTTATAGTTGTCATTTTTCTGTTGACTTTATGAAAtacatttttgaagtttttctttatTCAGACTGAAATATGTGCAGAAATCTCATGGTTATATAAAGGGTGGTGTAAGTTACACATGATTTGAAAATTGCACTAAGAGACATCCTCCTGACTGCTAAGGATGTGACCTAGCCAGTCTTCACTACAGGTGTCCTGACAGCTTCTTCTTATCTCCTGCAAGGTCTTTGTGGGTCCCACACTCCCAAGGTTCTTTATTCAGATCCTCTGAGCCAGACTGTagctcaggctgcaggcctgcACAGATTATAAGGGAAAGTAGCACAGCACTGCCCCCATGCCTTTATGTGGCCTCCACAGACCTTGGGTCAGGTTGCATAGGAGTAAGGGGTTGCTCAAACAGTTAAGCAGAGAGTGGATAGAGTCTTGGCTCCACCACCAGAAATACTGGCCAGCACAGCTAAACCGattggggatgaggtgggggagaACAGTCTATGGGGCTACCCTCCTGGAGCACGGAGGAAGCAGTGAAAGATTCACACCACGTCCACAGGGCAGAGTGGAAAAGCAAAATCTTTCCCTCCAATAGGTGCTGGGCACTccatgctctgttttacctgttaTTTATATGTCAGACTGCACCCATCACTGAACTACTGAAACCAAGAAGAGCAAGTGAAGTATCAATCAGAGGCTCTATACTATCAGTGCCAATGGAATAGGATCAACAGGAAGTACAGTCTTAACCCCGGGGCAGAGGCACAGTTAAAAAGCAAAAGATGACTGGAAACTGGTGGCATATACAAGGgggttaaaaataaattgatggTGACTTAATTTTCCATATTGCAAAATGCCATTTGGATGCAAATTTAAGTAAAAAACGCTCTTTCACTCAACATACCACCCTATATGCCACGTAAGGAAGGATAAAATAGACTCCAAAATATGAAAAGACTGCTGACATATGGTAATGTAAAATAACCTAACATCCAAAGAACAAGTTAGAAGAGAACTGTTATGAAAAGTGTTTTGTgtctgaaatgaaaaatttttCCATATGAAAGTAATTGATAGTTGTAAAACACACTTACTTGTGCTTTTGGATATCTTTTACTCCGTTTTTCAAGTTCCCTAATCTTTCTGATGGATTGTCCCTATAAAGAGAGTGACAGAGTTGTTTAATAATGTTTTTTCAGAAGGACTTATTTCTTTACTCATAAGATAAAGGTTATTGTATTTAAAGTATTTACCTGCatagttttttaattaaattagcaGCATTTTTGGCAATCTTCTTTGGAAATTCAATCATGTCAATCCCCCTTAATATGATGTTATAGGTCTTCATgggatctgggcctgagaaagGTGGACTTTaggaagtgggaggaggggggaaagtgaaagttaaaggtctgtctttaaaaaataaatctcataCCATCCTATTATATAACAAATCAGAGGAGATAAATTACAGAAGTGATAATATTTCTCATCCTGTGCTCTCAGGAAAATTGAAAGTCTGGactattaacattttattttatatcctTTAGGAAGTTCTCCAGGATGCTTCCTTCCATCTCCAAAATCCATGCCATGGTAATCCTTTCTACGGCCAAGGAGTTCTGGGCATGGTTTTGTCTGGACTTCATCAATGTTGCTCCAAGGGTTGGCCAGGAGAGGGCATTAACGAGCGATTTAAGGCAGGCCTTCTTCTGAATGGGCTAAACGTTTTGTTTCAGCCATGATCCCATGACCTGCCAACCTAAgaagcaaggggctggactcagtcCTGATTTCAGGTCCCCTGTTTCCTGATTTACTTTTGTACTAGACTTATTATATAATCGCTTTTCAAACAGCCCTGGATAGAGGATGGAATAAACTCTCTCGTTTAAAAGCACAAATACATGTCAGAGTACAGAGATAGGTGAACAAAATGCCCTTAAATATGGATGGTACAGGTTGCTCActttgggctagattgtgacttggaTGACAAACCCATACAAGAGAATGAGAAATCCCCTCTTACACCTTAATGCAGGTTACCCAGGTCTTGGGGTCAGGTGCATAGGAGTAAGTGGGGTTAACTCACTTGCTTCCTCCCTACCAGAAGCAAGTGGAGAAGGGGCGAGAAAAAGTTAGACCACTTGCTCAATAGCCAGAATAGCTGAGCCAGCACAGTGTGAGAAGTAATTTACTGCTGGCTTATTACCCCCAAGAACAAGAAAGAAGCTGTGACTCCCTGCTGTGTCTCGCTGAGTGACAATATTTCCCAAGGTTAGTGCAGTTTACGTACCACGTAGGGCTGTGCctaaagtcacaatctagccctgtcTCGTGGGGGAAATTCATCCAACACCAGTGGCAGATTCAGACCCATCTTGACAGTTAAATTTTCACTATCCTAcagaaaaaaagcattttatagagCTAGCAAACGGAAGTGTTGTACAATCTATATTCTCAAAGAGTCTTTTCTAACTTATTTGCACATCTTTAGACTATTATGCATGATAAATTTGGACAAGTATCAATATAACAAACAATATCCATCCTATTTTGGAACTTTATGAAGAAAAGGGCATAATGAAGCTATTGTGTATTTTTGATAAATATAACAAAGCTATGGTGAGGACAGTCCAGGGCCCTATGATCCTTGGTGTCTTTCTGTGTAGCTGGGGAGCTGAGTGTATAGCCAGTGTGTTTGTCACTGTGTGGATCCTCTGGATAAAATCATTGCATAGAAGGTGAACATGGTCAGCAGATAGTTCTACAGCccctgatgatgatgatatgaTTATGCGCCTTCCAACCCCCATGGATAGCCCAGGTGGAAAGTCCATTACTTGAGCTTTGTGCAGCAGACCAGGATTTGTCCCTTAAATATTATTTGATTGCAGTTTTGTGAAATAAACGAAGAGCTTCAATtcaataataaatacaaataaatcagtAAATTGGAAAAATGGTAACACTCCCCTAATGTCTAAAAAAGTTTCTAATAGATGTAGTTTTTAATTGGTAATTATGAGAGATAATTGCAGAGGCTAAGAGTTATGTGGAATGCAGAATTAATACACATTATTTAAGGGAAGATTAGGGTTTGATATgttgaaagaaatattttatcAGTATATTCAAACACAGGATGACATTTTCAGCACAAATTATGCATCACATAAAAATGAATGACTATAATTTATAATTGAACAACAGACCGCATATGGTTTGGAAAGGTAGAAGAAATTGCAGAATTTTGTTCAAAAGCTAGTACAAATCTGAAAGATTTTGTGtgttttgaaattatttaatACAGAGGTTTTTGTAAATTAATTTTGAAGTTACATTAAACAGCAATCAAAGAAATATATGGGAATAGTATTTTCAGTAGCAAGACCTTGAGTAATGAGACATTGTACACAAATTTCTGTACCTTCAGCAAGAGTAGTTTATAAGACTAAATGTATGTATTCCTCTGATGTACAGTCATCTAGGGATATTTAAAAtacttaatatttaaaaattgtaaacgTAATATTGTGAAATATGTAGTTCTGCTTAGATTTTTAAGTTATTGTATATTTAAGGTGTGAATATTTTTATAGGACATGTGTTATGTAAGAAAATatcaatgtatttaaaaatgaatatgttCTGTATAAAAGTTCAGTGACCAAAAGTAAGATTCAAATTTGTTATATTGCTTTGAATTTAAAGTTTTACATGAGGACTGAAAAAGAAACTTGGATAGGCTTAATTTGGAGTGAGCAAGAATAAGGGTAGACCTGATAGATATATTCCCTGTAACGAATGGTCTAGTTAAGATGAAACAATTGCTAGTTGCTTCTTGTCTATAATGCtatatctagagcaggggtcggcaacattcggcacgcggctcgccagggtttGCAccatggcgggccgggccagttttatttacctgctgacgcggcaggttcggccgatcgcggcccccactggccgcggttcgccgtcccgggccaatgagggtggcgagaagtggcgcgggcgagcgatgtgctggccgcggcttcttgccgcccccatttgcccgggacggcgaaccacggccagtgggggccgcgatcggccgaacctgccgcgtcagcaggtaaataaaactgggccggcccgccagggtgcttaccctggcgagccgcgtgccgaacgttgccgacctctggtTTAGAGCATTGAAAAGTGACAGGTAACAAAATTTAGAACTGACATGGAAATATATGTTTACATAAAGTATGTGTGAAATTCAGTTTCAAAAATTGGTTCAAATAGCTTTGTGATATTTTAAAGGGACCTACATTGGTGGACAAATAAGTGCAACATAGATAACAATGTTAAAGGATACCCTTAATGTGAGTGCAAGAACACTATGTAGGCTAGTGGGGATTTAACACACAGACTGAGGGTGGTATGTGATTCTAAGATGCCATATTAGTTCAAAACTGGTGCCATGGGAAAGTGATCTTCATGCTTCCTGCATATTATGAGTATTTTCCAACCTCACTGGCCATGtataaggctacaattttgtcacagaatctgtgacttccaaagaactccatgacttcagcctgGGGCAGGTTCCTGCCATGTATCTCAAACCCCTCCTGAACAACTAAGGAGCATCACTGAACTCTAAACATAGGTTGCGCTTGATGATTTGATGCCTCAGTGCGGACACACTCAGCTCCCTTGGCATTGCTGCCTTGTGTGCTGGAGAGCTGAGACAGCAGTGCCAGGGGCGCCCTTCAAGCACTGATGCCTTGAGAAATGCTTAATGAGTACAGGCAAGAGGTGACAACCTTCATGTGTCATTTTGTTGTGAACTGTTGCCTATAATAGGAAAAAACTGAAGATGCTGTACCACGTTGGGTTTGCCCACTCTTTCAGATGCTGCTAACTTCCACTGCCCTAGCACCTCACTGGCTGAATTGCAAACctctctcctcacccccagcaAATTTAGCTCCACCTTTCTCATTAGGAATTCTGAGGAAAAATAAGGGTAGAGTATAGCCATGATGTCGGTATAGatttgggagggatagctcagtggtttgagcattagcctgctaaacccggggttgtgagttcaattcttgagggggggcacttaaggatctggggaaaaatcagtacatggtcctgctagtgaaggcagaggctggacttgatgacctttcagggttccttccagctctatgagataggtatatctccatatataaaaaTGCCAGTGGAGGACAAAGGCGAATACAGCAGGCTCTCCAATATTGCATCCTGCCAGCTCTGAAAAGATGCAGTTTTTTTTTAGCAACAAGTGTTGATGGGGTGTATTTTCAGTTCTGAGTGCCCATAGGGCTTAGAAATTGTACCGTTTAAAGTGGAGTCTGGGTACGCCTTTTTAATTATCTTATTTATAGATTTTAATGGAAACTTAATTTTGACCATTTGTCATAGTTCATGGACTTTACTCTCGAGAATCTCTGATGGTAATACTGACTTGGTACCTAGCTTGTTGAGTCTGTTCTGCATCTTCTATCCCAAACATGATTCAttgctgttgtttttaataaGTTTTTTTAGATCCTTTAGGGAACTCTGTGTAAATGGGAACATTCTAATAAATTTCTGAATAATGGAAATATTAGTAACTTTTTATGTATAAAACAGATACTAaagtaaacatttttaaacttgTTCAAATGATTCTGCAGAATACACTAGATAACTATAACTGGGCTATACCTATATATCTGCAAATTCTCAAGCTATTACCTGCTTGAGACTCTCATTTGAAAAAGCTGCATTATTTCAGTGTTAATGGCTCAACTCTCCGTGTGTGTAACTCCTATTGACAGCGGTAGGCAAAGGAGGAGTAGTGTATGACCCACACAATATGAAATATTAAAGCTTGTGTATTATAACTTTTCTGGCGCTCGCTGTCCTTCATGCCACCAATGAGCTGTTCTCAGCGAGGAATGGAAGTAACATTAGCTGTTGACTCAGAGTAGCTAAGAAACACAAATTGCTGGGCATCCCTGTGTCCCGGCCCATAGGAGGAAGTTAGCTTTAAGGGACAGGGATCAGACAGGGCCAGAGCTGGGTATAATTTTACATGTGTTTCATGATAAAGTTGTAAACTGCCTAGTGACGAAATTCCTTGTCATTTGAGAGCTCTGCATGAAAGCAGGCTGTAATGAAACAGGAAAAGTAATAATGATTAGGTTTAACAGTAAAGTTTTCAGACTGTTGTAGGTCATCATCACAGATGCCAGCTCTGAGTCTTCCAGTGTTCTAATCAAAGTGACAAAGGCAGAAATATTCTGTAATTTGCTGATCTATTTTTATCAGCAGTTCCAGTTGCAATGCCCATACCTGCCAGTCAAGAGTTCATACATTAAGATTCCCAGTGACCAGTAGTCTGCTGAAATGTCATGACCTTTGTTCAGGATGATCTCTGGGGCTACATACTCTGGAGTTCCACAAAAAGTCcatgttttttttccaaatcctATTTTCTTTGCAAATCCAAAATCGACCTGTGAAAAGAAAGGAATTCCATCAATGCAGAAAAATAAAGGGCATTTCAGTGATGTGTTCTGTTCTTCTCAGAGTGAAGCAAAGCAGAAATAAAGGTTTCCTCATGGGAATATTATCATAAACGAGAGCATGCTAGGTTGttacaaaataaaacacaaccaCAGTGTGACATTTTTCCTGAGTTAGCCTTCATAGTGTAAACTCAAGTGCTTTTCTTGAGGTAAGAAGAGAGAGTGACAAACATCTCTTGGTAGTTAGTGGTTACTAGATCTGTTCTAATAAATTCTTGCAGCAATTTCTGCCCTATTTAAGTGATGTTGGACATTTGCACATGGCtcacattttttccctcttttaatACCAAACTCCTGTCTGAGTAATGAACTATTCATGTCAGTTTACTAAGGCCAGATCAAAGGATAAGCACCAGTTCAGAACAGCATGAACAGGTCCTGTCCTGCAGTCTGCTTGCTCTCCTTTTCCTTTGGTAACTCATGCTATCTGAACAATTCCCAAGAACTACAATGTAGGCAGAGCAAACAATGACAAAAATATTATCTCTCTTGGccatattttttccccttgattAACACATGGAACCACATCAATTGGGATTTGATCCGAGGCTGCCAATGGAGCATAGT carries:
- the PRKG1 gene encoding cGMP-dependent protein kinase 1 isoform X3, giving the protein MKILKKRHIVDTRQQEHIRSEKQIMQGAHSDFIVRLYRTFKDSKYLYMLMEACLGGELWTILRDRGSFEDSTTRFYTACVVEAFAYLHSKGIIYRDLKPENLILDHRGYAKLVDFGFAKKIGFGKKTWTFCGTPEYVAPEIILNKGHDISADYWSLGILMYELLTGSPPFSGPDPMKTYNIILRGIDMIEFPKKIAKNAANLIKKLCRDNPSERLGNLKNGVKDIQKHKWFEGFNWEGLRKGTLTPPIVPSVASPTDTSNFDSFPEDNDEPPPDDNSGWDIDF